A genomic window from Pecten maximus chromosome 6, xPecMax1.1, whole genome shotgun sequence includes:
- the LOC117330138 gene encoding M protein, serotype 6-like — MYPQENLSHGGAARGGKSKNKKRNKKKKSQQDLEGPKDDNKSLRKENKSLRDENRTILDQNKRLQDENKRHHDEKTLLTQELTNINTQLTDCRQQCDQLRGQNEDMLQRYSQVLSNQIMNNNPSIQDLNYRDQPRQIAETFRAELYNKQWGDAFDVLDTKLPSERDQLEILRDLCRYLYTFPTVFEDLNATFIVLLFFAVRKSSAACILSSLN, encoded by the exons ATGTACCCACAGGAAAACCTTTCCCACGGAGGCGCGGCCCGAGGGGGTAAATCTAAGAACAAGAAACGcaataagaagaaaaaatccCAACAGGATTTAGAAGGCCCAAAG GATGACAACAAAAGTCTGCGAAAGGAAAACAAGAGTCTTCGGGATGAGAACAGGACAATCCTGGATCAAAACAAGAGACTCCAGGATGAAAACAAGAGACACCATGATGAGAAGACTTTACTTACCCAGGAACTGACCAATATAAACACACAACTGACGGACTGTCGCCAACAGTGTGACCAGCTGAGGGGCCAGAACGAAGACATGTTACAGCG atacagtcaagTTCTCTCGAACCAAATAATGAATAACAATCCTTCCATCCAAGATCTGAACTACCGTGATCAACCACGACAGATTGCGGAGACTTTCCGTGCAGAGTTGTATAACAAACAATGGGGCGATGCCTTTGATGTTCTGGACACGAAACTCCCCTCAGAGAGGGACCAGTTGGAGATCCTTAGGGACCTCTGTAGG tatctatacacctTTCCAACGGTGTTTGAGgacctcaatgccacttttatagttCTCCTTTTCTTTGCTGTTCGAAAGTCATCCGCTGCATGTATATTGTCATCATTgaactga